CCTTTCTTTGTTTTTAGTTTTACTTCTGTAGTTGGAAAATCTTTTATGGCATCTAAGTAGCTGTCCAACTCATAGTTTAAACAACACTTCAGTTTTCCACACTGCCCGGCTAATTTCAATGGGTTTAACGACAATTGTTGGTAACGAGCCGCAGTTGTTGAAACGCTTCTAAAGTCTGTAAGCCAAGTAGAGCAGCACAATTCTCGTCCGCAAGAACCTATACCTCCCAATTTACTTGCTTCTTGCCTTGCTCCAATTTGGCGCATTTCAATACGGATTTTAAATTCCTCTGCCATTTTTTTAATCAGCTCTCTAAAATCTACGCGCCCATCAGCAGTGTAGTAAAATATGGCTTTTGCTCTATCCCCTTGATATTCCACATCGCTTATTTTCATCTCTAAGCCTAGCTTAAGCGCAAGTTCTCGAGTACGATACATGGTAGGTCGCTCCAGATTTTGTGCTTCTTTCCACTTGTCAATATCTTGTTGCTTAGCTATACGATATATTTTTTTTAGTTCGGGGTTTGCCGGATCTACCCCTTTTCGCTTCATTTGCGTTTTTACTAATTCTCCTGTAAGGGATACCACACCAATATCATGCCCGGGGCTGGATTCAACGGCAATAACATCTCCCGCAGTAAGTGAAAGGTTGTTTACGTTTCTATAAAAATCTTTTCGGTCATTTTTAAAACGTACTTCCATGCAGTCAAATTGTTGCTGACCTGAAGGAAGCACCATGTTTGATAGCCAATCAAATACACTCAATTTATTACAACTACTTGTGCCGCAAGAGCCATTGCTATTGCATCCTTTTGGCGTAGTTGATTTTCCCGTAGTGCTGTCGCTTGATGTAGAACATCCCGAACATCCCATATATATAAGTATAAATTGTAGTTATGAATAGATTAAACTTTATGATGCATAAAAATAAGGAATATTGGGGAGAAAAAAGCAGTTGCTTGCGAAAGGTGTTTTTTAGCTGTTTTTCCTGTTCAATAACTCGTTCATCTTAAATGTTAGATCTAAGAATAATATTTTAGGATTTGCATTGCGTTCAATGTGTGTAAATGCCTTAGTAAGCTCTTCGGAAAAGTCGCTTATATTGTGCAAACCTATATACGGTGAAAATTTTTTGATAAATTCTTTTTCTTCTCCTTCCAACTTCACTAAATCCGGCATGTTTAGGTTCTCTAACAAACCTGATCGCATAATTTGATTGCAATACAATAAAAATCTTTTTTGAGATTCGCGACCAATACCGGCAATACTTTCTATCCACTTCATTGCTTTTTGTATATCCAGCTTAAAACTTAAGCGCATCCAATCTCTAAAAAAATCAAAATAATTTAACTCTTCTGTCGCATGAAATGCGTGTTTCATCGCCTCATTGTAATTGCCATCTGCCACAAATGCAAATTTACCGGCATCTTCGCTAGAAAGTTGTTGGGTGCGCATAAGTGCATTTTTTATTTCTTCGGTACTTAATTTTCCGATACGTGTCGTTTGTGTACGAGAAATAATAGTTGGCAGTAATTGGTCTTCTGCTTCACAAACCAATATAAATAGGGTTTTATCGGGCGGCTCTTCTAAGATTTTTAATAATTTATTGGCAGCAGTTGAGTTCATTTTTTCAGCCATCCAAATAATCATCACTTTGTATTCGGCCTCATAAGTGGTAAGGCTTAATTTTCGCATTATTTCGGCACTTTCTTCAGTACCAATGATAGCTTGTTTGTTTTCGGCATCAAGCGATAAAAACCAATCGAATAAATTTAAGTATGGATTTTCTAAAATCTTTTCTCGCCAAGTTGCAATAACAGCGGTGCTTACGCGTACATCTTTCGAAATAGCTACCGGATAAGCGAAGTGTAAATCTGGATGAATTAATTTTTGGTATTTAATGCACGAGGCGCAAGTTCCGCACGAGTCGCTCTCATTTCTATTTGTACACGAAATATATTGTGCATAGGCCAATGCCATTGGCAGTGCTCCGCAGCCTTCGGCACCCAAAAACAATTGCGCATGGCTAATACGCCCCTCGCGCACAGCCTGCGCCAGTTTTAATTTTGTTTCTTGGTGTCCTATTACTTCGGAGAATTTCATGCAGCATCAAATATACTAAGCCTATGGAGTTATTAATAATTATTTTAATTCAAATTCTTTTTTTAAACTGCTTCTTTATTTTATAAAACCTTATTTTTATACAACAAACAAGTACAAATACGATATGCAAAACATAGATTCTTTTAATTTTTCAAATAAGAAGGCGCTTATTCGAGTTGATTTTAATGTGCCATTAAATGCGGATTTTAGCATTGGCGATGATACTCGCATTACTGCTGCAATTCCTACTATTACTAAAATATTGAAGGACGGAGGAAGTGTAATCTTAATGTCTCATTTAGGAAGGCCCAAAGGCGGACCGGAGAATAAATATTCGCTTAAACATTTATTGCCGCACCTTTCAACGCTTTTGAAAGTAGATGTGAAATTTGCCGATGATTGTATTGGACAAAGTGCTGTAGATATGGCTTTGGCATTAAAGCCAAAGGAGGTGTTGTTGTTAGAAAATTTACGTTTTTACAAAGAAGAAGAAAAGGGAGACGAAGCATTTGCAAAGAAACTAGCAGCTTTGGGCGATGTATATGTGAATGATGCTTTTGGTACTGCACACAGAGCACACGCCTCTACAGCGGTTATTGCTAAGTTTTTCGAAAAAGATAAATTGTTTGGCTATGTAATGAATGGCGAAATAAAAAGTATCGACAAAGTTTTGTATGAGTCGGAAAGGCCTTTTGTTGCTATCATTGGAGGAGCAAAAGTTTCCGATAAAATATTAATTATTGAAAATTTATTGAGTAAAGCCAATAGTATAATTATTGGAGGGGGTATGGCGTTTACTTTTGCCAAAGCGTTGGGAATGCAAATAGGCAATTCGCTATGCGAAGAAGATAAATTGCAACTGGCCTTGGATGTGTTGGAAAAAGCAAAACAAAAGGGTGTTGCTGTGCTATTGCCTGTAGATGCTATTGCTGCTGACAAATTTTCGAACGATGCGAATACGCAAGCCGTTTCAATGAAAGAAATTCCTGCGGGATGGATGGGGTTGGATATTGGTAAACAAAGCGAAGAGTTATTTGCAAAAGAGATACTGGCAGCTAAAACTATTTTGTGGAATGGTCCAATGGGTGTTTTTGAAATGGATAAATTTCAATCCGGTACAAAAGCTGTAGCGCAAGCAGTGGCAAAGGCTACAGAGAATGGTTCCTTTTCATTGATTGGAGGAGGGGATAGTGTGGCGGCAATTAATAAGTATAATTTGCAACACAAAGTAAGCTATGTATCTACCGGTGGAGGTGCTATGCTCGAATATATGGAGGGGAAAGAGCTTCCGGGGGTTGCTGCAATAAAAAATAATTAAACAGAACAAATGCTTAGACAGAATTTTCAACAGAAGCTTTTACAAAAACTTTCTCCACAACAAATTCAACTAATGAAATTGTTGCAGTTGCCTACAATTGCGCTAGAGCAACGTATTAAAGAAGAGTTGGAGCTAAACCCCGCAATGGAAGAAGGCCCAGAAGAAGATGAAAAAGATGTTGATGCAAATGACGACAATGAGCTAGAAACAGAAGATACGAGTGAAGAGAACGAACGGCAAGACGATGAGTTCGACATGAGCGATTATATGGACGATGACGATGATTCGGAGTATAAGTATAACGCCAACAACTCAAGTGCCGATGACGATAAAAAGGAAATTCCATATGCATCGGGTCCCACTTTTCAAGAGTTGTTAGAACAGCAATTAGGATTAAAAGAGATTAGCGATAACGAATACCAAATTGCTAGTTATTTGATTGGAAATATAGATGAAGATGGGTATTTGAGAAGGGACTTAGAGTCTATTGTAGATGACATTGCGTTTTCTCAAAACATTTCAACCACCAAGGAAGAGCTGGAAAAACTATTGCACATCATACAAACATTCGACCCTGCGGGTGTTGGTGCAAGAAATTTGCAAGAGTGTTTGCTCTTGCAATTAAAGCGAAAGGAGCCACAATCCTTTATTATAGAAACTGCAATTAAGGTCGTAGATAAGCAGATGGAAGAGTTTTCTAAAAAGCATTATGAGAAAATTGCTAAATATCTAGAGATTGATGACGAAGAAATTTTTAAAGAAGTAATAGAAGAAATAACCAAGCTGAATCCTAGGCCAGGGAGTTCTTTGGCCGATTCGCAAAAAAGTGTGCAGCAAGTAATACCTGATTTTACGCTTACCAATACAGACGGGATATTAGAGGTTACGCTTAATTCGCGCAATGCTCCGGAGCTACGAGTTAGTGGTGCATATGCAGAAATGTTAAATACGTATTCGAAGAGTAAAGACAAATCGAGTAAGGATGCGGTAATGTTTGTGAAACAAAAAATAGATTCTGCCAGAGGGTTCATCGATGCTATTAAACAACGCCAACATACATTGTTGTACACCATGAATGCCATTTTGCAATACCAGTACAATTTTTTTCTAGAGGGCGATGAAACCAAGCTAAAGCCAATGATCTTAAAAGATATTGCAGAACGAGTTGGTTTAGATATTTCTACCGTATCGCGCGTTGTGAATAGTAAGTACGTGCAAACATCGTTCGGAACATTTTTGTTAAAATCTTTTTTTTCCGAATCGATGGCTACAGACAGCGGAGAAGAGGTGTCCACACGAGAAGTGAAAAAAATATTGGAAGATTGTATCTCTGCCGAAAATAAAAAGAAACCATTAACAGATGATGCACTAACAAAAATATTGAAAGAAAAAGGCTACACCATTGCTCGAAGAACTGTTGCTAAATACCGAGAACAGCTGGAGATACCTGTTGCGCGTATGCGCAAGGAAGTGTAAGTTTGTCTTCTTTCTTTCATTCGGAATTAGCGGAAAAACGCAGTTGGTAACAATTGAATAGCCGCAACGCAAAAACCTGAAACTATAAGATTCTATGAACAATCTTTCTCATAAACTAGCTACATTTATTTCTGTTGTTTTTCATCCATTGTTGGTAACAACATACGGAGTGGTAGTGTTGTTGTTTGGGCACCCGCAACTTAGTTTGTTTTTACCGTTGCACTATAAATTAAAACTAATCGGTGTTATTTTTTTGTTTACTGGAATTTTGCCGGTTGCAAATATTCTGTTGATGTATGCCTTTAAACATGTGCAATCTATTTATTTGGAGAGCAAGGAGGATAGAAGAATTTTATATTTTACAACAATTATTTTTTTTGCAGCGGCTTATTATTTACTTCATAGTTTGCAACTATCACTTTTAATTGAACATCTTTTGCTTGGCGCATTAGTAGCGCTTGTGATAACTTTTATACTCAATATGTTTTGGAAGGTAAGCGCACACATGGTTGGAATTGGTGGGGTGTGTATGGCTATGTATTTGGTTTCCGGAAGAGTTAATGTTTTACTGCTATTCCCTGCTTTTGTATTTGTGGCAGGTTTGGTTGGCTCATCTAGATTGTTGTTGCAGGCACACACTCCTGCCCAAGTATATGTAGGTTTTGCCATTGGTTTAGTAAGTATGCTGCTTGTGTTTGCGGTTTCTTTTCCTTTTTAACCCAACAACAGCTCGAAATTAAAATTCAAGAAAACAACTATCTAAACACGCTTGTACTAAAGGTAAAATAGTGCATTTTGAGCTTTTTTGCATCGTAAGGATAAAATTTGTACATTTGTGCAGAAATTCAAGAGAAAGGGGACACTTTAGTCCCCTTTCTTATTGAATATATACAAATGATTACGGTTGATACCATAAAGAAATTAGTTGAAGAGAAGCTGGAAGAGGATTTGTTTTGGGTTGATATTTCCGTGAAATCCGGGAATAAAATTTTTGTAGCCCTAGAAAGAGAGTCCGGCTTAAAAATTAACGATTGCATAACAGTTAGTAGGCATATAGAAGCTAACTTAAACAGAGACGTTGAAGATTATGAGTTGGAAGTTTCGTCTCCCGGACTAGAACAACCTTACAAAGTGCTAAGGCAATACCAAAAACGCTTAGGTAAAAACATACAAGCAATTACCAAGGATGGTAAGGGGTATCAAGGTAAATTGGCTGAAGTTACAGATGCTTATATTACAATTGAAGAGGAAAAAAAAGTGAAGATTGAAGGCAAAAAAGGGAAGCAAACTGTGGTAGATAAAATTGTGTTGCCCTTTGAGCAAATAAAAGAAGCAAAAGCATTAATTGTGTTTGGAAAAATAAAATAGATAAAAAATAAATGTGTTAACTCAAAAAAACAGTACAATGAGAAATGTTAATTTAGTTGAATCGTTTTCTGAATTTAAGGATATTAAAAATATCGACAGAGCAACATTGATGAGCATTATAGAGGATGTT
This genomic window from Bacteroidota bacterium contains:
- the rpoN gene encoding RNA polymerase factor sigma-54; amino-acid sequence: MLRQNFQQKLLQKLSPQQIQLMKLLQLPTIALEQRIKEELELNPAMEEGPEEDEKDVDANDDNELETEDTSEENERQDDEFDMSDYMDDDDDSEYKYNANNSSADDDKKEIPYASGPTFQELLEQQLGLKEISDNEYQIASYLIGNIDEDGYLRRDLESIVDDIAFSQNISTTKEELEKLLHIIQTFDPAGVGARNLQECLLLQLKRKEPQSFIIETAIKVVDKQMEEFSKKHYEKIAKYLEIDDEEIFKEVIEEITKLNPRPGSSLADSQKSVQQVIPDFTLTNTDGILEVTLNSRNAPELRVSGAYAEMLNTYSKSKDKSSKDAVMFVKQKIDSARGFIDAIKQRQHTLLYTMNAILQYQYNFFLEGDETKLKPMILKDIAERVGLDISTVSRVVNSKYVQTSFGTFLLKSFFSESMATDSGEEVSTREVKKILEDCISAENKKKPLTDDALTKILKEKGYTIARRTVAKYREQLEIPVARMRKEV
- the rimP gene encoding ribosome assembly cofactor RimP, which encodes MITVDTIKKLVEEKLEEDLFWVDISVKSGNKIFVALERESGLKINDCITVSRHIEANLNRDVEDYELEVSSPGLEQPYKVLRQYQKRLGKNIQAITKDGKGYQGKLAEVTDAYITIEEEKKVKIEGKKGKQTVVDKIVLPFEQIKEAKALIVFGKIK
- a CDS encoding phosphoglycerate kinase, with protein sequence MQNIDSFNFSNKKALIRVDFNVPLNADFSIGDDTRITAAIPTITKILKDGGSVILMSHLGRPKGGPENKYSLKHLLPHLSTLLKVDVKFADDCIGQSAVDMALALKPKEVLLLENLRFYKEEEKGDEAFAKKLAALGDVYVNDAFGTAHRAHASTAVIAKFFEKDKLFGYVMNGEIKSIDKVLYESERPFVAIIGGAKVSDKILIIENLLSKANSIIIGGGMAFTFAKALGMQIGNSLCEEDKLQLALDVLEKAKQKGVAVLLPVDAIAADKFSNDANTQAVSMKEIPAGWMGLDIGKQSEELFAKEILAAKTILWNGPMGVFEMDKFQSGTKAVAQAVAKATENGSFSLIGGGDSVAAINKYNLQHKVSYVSTGGGAMLEYMEGKELPGVAAIKNN
- a CDS encoding DNA polymerase III subunit delta — encoded protein: MKFSEVIGHQETKLKLAQAVREGRISHAQLFLGAEGCGALPMALAYAQYISCTNRNESDSCGTCASCIKYQKLIHPDLHFAYPVAISKDVRVSTAVIATWREKILENPYLNLFDWFLSLDAENKQAIIGTEESAEIMRKLSLTTYEAEYKVMIIWMAEKMNSTAANKLLKILEEPPDKTLFILVCEAEDQLLPTIISRTQTTRIGKLSTEEIKNALMRTQQLSSEDAGKFAFVADGNYNEAMKHAFHATEELNYFDFFRDWMRLSFKLDIQKAMKWIESIAGIGRESQKRFLLYCNQIMRSGLLENLNMPDLVKLEGEEKEFIKKFSPYIGLHNISDFSEELTKAFTHIERNANPKILFLDLTFKMNELLNRKNS